One genomic region from Camelus dromedarius isolate mCamDro1 chromosome 17, mCamDro1.pat, whole genome shotgun sequence encodes:
- the PLXNB1 gene encoding plexin-B1 isoform X3 — protein MSPGPAHQQPEPAAPAAGASGASALCAFPLDEVDRLANRTRDACYTREGRAEDGAEVAYIEYDVNSDCAQLPVDTLDAYPCGSDHTPSPMASRVPLEATPVLEWPGVQLTAVAVTVEDGHTIAFLGDSQGQLHRVYLGLGSDGHPYSTQSIQQGSAVSRDLIFDGAFEHLYVMTQSTLLKVPVASCAQHLDCESCLAHRDPYCGWCVLLGRCSRRSECSRGQGPERWLWSFQPELGCLRVAALSPANVSREERREIFLSVPDLPPLGLGESYSCHFEEYQSPALLTSSGVMCPSPDPSEAPVLPRGADHISVSVELRLGAVVIAKASLSFYDCVAVTELRPSAQCQACVSSHWGCNWCVWQHLCTHKASCDAGPMVVSQQSPLLSPASPARDAPTSFPPAAPKATVTPAPDTLPLEPGAPSTASASDVPPGARPSLLSPWGPWAGPSPTPASASTETPFSEDPSPSPHDGPATAVPAPTALGPMATPEDLLASHPSPSDVAALPPVPAEPSPEALPSAVPLDQPPGTAPATTFPGATGSTKPALDWLLREGGELPEADEWTGGDTPAFSTSTLLSGDGDSAEHEGPPAPLILLSSLDYQSDTPGLWELEEVNWGAGSCPCVESVQGSMLMPVHVQREIRLLGRNLRLFQDSPGDNECVMELEGREVMVEARVECEPPPDTRCHITCQPHQLSYEALQPELRVGLFLRRAGHLRVDSVDGLHVVLYDCFVGHEDCSRCQTAMPQYGCVWCKGERPRCVAREACGKAEAVVSQCPAPLIHSVEPLTGPVDGGTRVTIRGSNLGQHVQDVQDTVRVAGVPCAVDPQEYEVSSSLVCITKASREEVAGSVTVEVPGRGRGVSEHDFAYQDPKVHSIFPARGPRAGGTSLTLHGSKLLTGRLEDIRVVVGDQPCHLLLEQQAEQLRCETSPHPTPATLPVAVWFGATERRLQHSQFEYTSDPNVTSAGPTKSFLSGGREIRVRGQNLDVVQTPRIRVTVALGAPWPGQGLARRRRVIPETACSPGASCGGLHFEELCHVNSSQLITCRTPALPGLPEDPWVRVEFILDNLVFDFATLNPTPFSYEADPTLQPLNPEDPTAPFRHKPGSVLSVEGENLDLAMSKEEVVAMIGDGPCVVKTLTRHHLYCEPPVEQPLPRHHALREAPDALPEFTVQMGNLRFSLGHVQYDGESPVPFPMAAQVGLGVGTSLLALGVIIIVLMYRRKSKQALRDYKKVQIQLENLESSVRDRCKKEFTDLMTEMTDLTSDLLGSGIPFLDYKVYAERVFFPGHQESPLHRDLGVPESRRPTVEQGLGQLSNLLNSKLFLTKFIHTLESQRTFSARDRAYVASLLTVALHGKLEYFTDILRTLLSDLVAQYVAKNPKLMLRRTETVVEKLLTNWMSICLYTFVRDSVGEPLYMLFRGIKHQVDKGPVDSVTGKAKYTLNDNRLLREDVEYRPLTLNALLAVGPGAGEAQGVPVKVLDCDTISQAKEKMLDQLYKGVPLAQRPDPRTLDVEWRSGVAGHLILSDEDVTSEVQGLWRRLNTLQHYKVPDGATVALVPCLTKHVLRESQDYVPGESLGTGTPMLEDVDEGGIRAWHLVKPSEEPEPPRPRRGSLRGGERERAKAIPEIYLTRLLSMKGTLQKFVDDLFQVILSTSRPVPLAVKYFFDLLDDQAQQHGISDQDTVHIWKTNSLPLRFWINIIKNPQFVFDVQTSDNMDAVLLVIAQTFMDACTLADHKLGRDSPINKLLYARDIPRYKRMVERYYADIRQAVPASDQEMNSILAELSRNYSGDLGARVALHELYKYINKYYDQIITALEEDGTAQKMQLGYRLQQIAAAVENKVTDL, from the exons AtgtccccaggcccagcccaccaACAACCTGAACCAGCTGCTCCTG CTGCCGGGGCATCTGGAGCCTCTGCCCTCTGTGCCTTCCCCTTGGATGAGGTGGACCGCCTTGCTAATCGCACACGCGATGCCTGCTACACCCGGGAGGGCCGCGCTGAGGATGGGGCCGAGGTGGCCTACATCGAGTATGATGTCAATTCTGACTGTGCACAGCTGCCCGTG GACACCTTGGATGCTTATCCCTGTGGCTCAGACCACACGCCCAGCCCCATGGCCAGCCGTGTCCCCCTGGAAGCCACGCCAGTTCTGGAGTGGCCAGGGGTTCAGCTAACAGCTGTGGCAGTCACTGTGGAAGATGGACACACCATTGCTTTTCTGGGTGACAGTCAGGGACAGCTGCATAGG GTCTACTTGGGCCTGGGGAGTGATGGCCACCCTTACTCCACACAGAGCATCCAGCAGGGGTCTGCAGTAAGCAGAGACCTCATCTTTGATGGGGCCTTCGAGCATCTGTATGTCATGACCCAGAGCACA CTTCTCAAGGTTCCTGTGGCCTCCTGTGCTCAGCACCTGGACTGTGAGTCTTGCCTGGCCCACAGGGACCCATACTGTGGGTGGTGTGTGCTCCTTGGCAG GTGCAGCCGCCGTTCTGAGTGCTCTCGGGGCCAAGGCCCAGAGCGCTGGCTGTGGAGCTTCCAGCCTGAGCTGGGCTGTCTTCGAGTAGCAGCCTTGAGTCCCGCTAACGTCAGccgagaggagaggagggag ATTTTCTTGTCGGTACCTGACCTGccacccctggggctgggggagtctTATTCTTGCCACTTTGAGGAGTACCAGAGTCCTGCCCTGCTGACCAGTTCTGGTGTGATGTGCCCCTCCCCCGACCCTAGTGAGGCCCCAGTGCTGCCGAGAGGAGCCG ACCACATCTCCGTGAGCGTGGAGCTCAGATTAGGCGCAGTTGTGATTGCCAAGGCTTCCCTCTCCTTCTATGACTGTGTGGCAGTCACCGAGCTCCGGCCGTCTGCACA GTGCCAGGCCTGCGTGAGCAGCCACTGGGGGTGTAACTGGTGTGTCTGGCAGCATCTGTGCACACACAAGGCCTCGTGTGATGCCGGGCCCATGGTGGTTAGCCAACAG AGCCCGcttctctccccagcctctcctgcaagagatgcacccacctccttcccacccGCAGCCCCCAAGGCCACGGTCACCCCAGCTCCTGACACCCTTCCCCTGGAGCCTGGGGCTCCTTCTACAGCCTCAGCCTCGGATGTCCCCCCTGGGGCCAGGCCTTCCCTGCTCAGTCCCTGGGGGCCGTGGGCAGGTCCCAGCCCCACACCTGCCTCGGCCTCCACAGAGACACCCTTCTCTGAGGacccttctcccagcccccatGATGGACCTGCAACTGCTGTCCCTGCCCCTACGGCCCTCGGACCCATGGCCACACCCGAGGACCTCTTGGCCTCCCACCCATCGCCCTCAGATGTGGCAGCACTGCCCCCTGTCCCTGCAGAGCCTAGCCCTGAGGCCCTCCCCTCTGCAGTACCCCTGGACCAGCCCCCTGGCACTGCTCCCGCCACAACTTTCCCAGGGGCCACTGGCTCCACGAAGCCCGCTCTGGACTGGCTCCTGAGAGAAGGCGGCGAGCTGCCCGAGGCGGACGAGTGGACGGGGGGTGACACGCCCGCCTTCTCCACTTCCACCCTCCTCTCAGGTGATGGAGACTCGGCTGAGCACGAGGGCCCTCCCGCCCCCCTCATCCTCCTGTCCAGCCTCGACTACCAGTCTGACACCCCCGGGCTCTGGGAGCTG GAGGAGGTGAACTGGGGGGCAGGCTCCTGCCCTTGTGTGGAGAGCGTTCAGGGCTCCATGCTGATGCCAGTCCATGTGCAGCGAGAAATCCGGCTGCTGGGCAGGAACCTCCGCCTCTTCCAG GATAGCCCAGGAGACAATGAGTGTGTGATGGAGCTGGAGGGGCGCGAGGTTATGGTTGAGGCCCGGGTCGAGTGTGAGCCGCCTCCAGACACCCGGTGCCATATCACATGTCAGCCGCACCAG CTCAGCTATGAGGCTCTGCAGCCAGAGCTCCGTGTAGGGCTGTTTCTGCGTCGGGCCGGCCACCTGCGTGTGGACAGTGTGGATGGGCTGCATG TGGTGCTCTATGACTGTTTTGTGGGACATGAGGATTGCAGCCGCTGCCAAACCGCCATGCCCCAGTATGGGTGTGTGTGGTGCAAGGGGGAGCGTCCACGGTGTGTGGCCCGGGAGGCCTGTGGCAAGGCTGAGGCTGTGGTCTCCCAGTGCCCGGCACCCCTCATCCACTCG GTGGAACCTCTGACTGGACCTGTAGACGGAGGCACCCGTGTCACCATCAGGGGCTCCAACCTGGGCCAACATGTGCAGGACGTGCAAGACACTGTCAGGGTGGCTGGAGTGCCCTGTGCTGTGGACCCTCAGGAGTACGAGGTGTCCAGCAG cctcGTGTGTATCACTAAGGccagcagggaggaggtggcaggcTCTGTGACAGTGGAGGTGCCAGGAAGAGGACGCGGTGTCTCAGAGCACGACTTTGCCTACCAG GACCCGAAAGTACATTCTATCTTCCCGGCCCGAGGGCCCAGAGCTGGGGGCACCAGTCTCACCCTGCACGGCTCCAAGCTCCTGACTGGGCGGCTGGAAGACATCCGAGTGGTGGTTGGAGACCAGCCTTGTCACTT GCTGCTGGAGCAGCAGGCAGAGCAGCTGCGGTGTGAGACCAGCCCACACCCGACACCTGCCACACTTCCCGTGGCTGTGTGGTTTGGGGCCACTGAGCGGAGACTTCAGCACAGCCAGTTCGAGTACACATCAGACCCCAATGTCACCTCTGCTGGCCCCACCAAGAGCTTCCTCAG TGGAGGACGTGAGATACGGGTCCGTGGCCAGAATCTGGATGTGGTACAGACACCAAGGATCCGAGTGACTGTGGCCCTAGGAGCACCATGGCCGGGCCAGGGGCTTGCGCGGAGGCGCCGTGTGATCCCGGAGACAGCATGCTCCCCCGGAGCCTCCTGTGGTGGCCTTCAT TTTGAGGAGCTCTGCCACGTGAACTCCTCCCAGCTCATCACGTGCCGCACACCGGCCCTCCCAGGCCTGCCTGAGGACCCCTGGGTCCGTGTGGAATTTATTCTTGACAACCTGGTCTTTGACTTTGCCACACTGaaccccacccccttctcctaTGAAGCTGACCCCACTCTGCAGCCCCTCAACCCCGAGGACCCCACTGCGCCGTTCCGGCACAAGCCTGGGAGTGTGCTCTCTGTGGAG GGGGAAAATCTGGACCTTGCAATGTCcaaggaggaggtggtggccaTGATAGGGGACGGCCCCTGCGTGGTGAAGACACTGACCAGGCACCACCTGTACTGCGAGCCCCCAGTGGAGCAGCCCCTGCCCCGGCACCACGCCCTCCGGGAGGCACCGGACGCTTTGCCTGAATTCACG GTGCAGATGGGGAACCTGCGCTTCTCCCTGGGCCACGTACAGTATGATGGCGAGAGCCCCGTGCCTTTCCCCATGGCAGCCCAGGTGGGCTTGGGGGTGGGCACCTCTCTTCTGGCTCTGGGTGTCATCATCATTGTCCTCATGTACAG GAGGAAGAGCAAGCAGGCCCTGAGGGACTATAAGAAGGTGCAGATCCAGCTGGAGAATCTGGAGAGCAGCGTGCGGGACCGCTGCAAGAAGGAGTTCACGG ACCTTATGACTGAGATGACCGATCTTACCAGTGACCTTCTGGGCAGTGGCATCCCCTTCCTCGACTATAAGGTGTATGCTGAGAGGGTCTTCTTCCCTGGGCACCAGGAGTCACCCTTGCACCGGGACCTGGGTGTGCCTGAGAGCAGGCGACCCACTGTGGAGCAAGGGCTGGGGCAGCTCTCCAACCTGCTCAACAGCAAGCTCTTCCTGACCAAg TTCATCCATACCCTGGAGAGCCAGCGCACCTTCTCAGCTCGGGACCGCGCCTATGTGGCATCTCTGCTCACCGTGGCGCTGCATGGGAAGCTTGAGTACTTCACCGACATTCTGCGCACCCTGCTGAGTGACCTGGTGGCCCAGTACGTGGCCAAGAACCCCAAGCTGATGCTGCGCAG GACAGAGACCGTGGTGGAGAAGCTGCTCACCAACTGGATGTCCATCTGCCTCTACACTTTTGTGAgg GACTCGGTAGGAGAGCCTCTGTACATGCTTTTCCGTGGAATTAAGCATCAAGTGGACAAGGGCCCGGTGGACAGTGTGACTGGCAAAGCCAAATACACCCTGAATGACAACCGGCTACTCCGAGAGGACGTGGAGTACCGTCCCCTG ACCTTGAATGCTCTGTTGGCTGTGGGCCCCGGAGCAGGAGAAGCCCAGGGTGTCCCCGTGAAGGTCCTGGACTGTGACACCATCTCCCAGGCCAAGGAGAAGATGCTGGACCAGCTTTATAAAGGAGTGCCTCTTGCCCAGCGGCCAGATCCCCGCACCCTGGATGTTG AATGGCGGTCTGGGGTGGCTGGGCATCTCATTCTTTCTGACGAGGACGTGACTTCTGAGGTGCAGGGTCTGTGGAGGCGCCTGAACACCCTGCAGCATTAcaag GTCCCAGACGGAGCCACTGTGGCCCTCGTCCCCTGCCTCACCAAGCATGTTCTTCGGGAAAGCCAGGATTATGTCCCTGGAGAGA GTCTTGGCACAGGGACCCCAATGCTGGAGGACGTGGACGAGGGTGGCATCCGGGCTTGGCACCTGGTGAAGCCAAGTGAGGAGCCGGAGCCACCCAGGCCTCGGAGGGGCAGCCTTCGGGGCGGGGAGCGCGAACGAGCCAAGGCCATCCCTGAGATCTACCTGACCCGCCTGCTGTCCATGAAG GGCACCCTGCAGAAGTTTGTGGATGACCTGTTCCAGGTGATTCTCAGCACCAGCCGCCCCGTGCCACTCGCGGTGAAGTACTTCTTTGACCTGCTGGATGACCAGGCGCAGCAGCACGGCATCTCTGACCAGGACACCGTCCACATCTGGAAGACCAacag CTTGCCGCTGAGGTTTTGGATCAATATAATCAAAAACCCGCAGTTTGTGTTTGACGTTCAGACATCGGATAACATGGATGCAGTGCTCCTGGTCATTGCACAGACCTTCATGGACGCCTGCACCCTGGCTGACCACAAGCTGGGCCGG GACTCCCCCATCAACAAACTTCTGTACGCTCGAGATATTCCCCGTTACAAACGGATGGTGGAAAG GTACTACGCAGACATCAGGCAGGCTGTCCCCGCCAGTGATCAAGAGATGAACTCCATCCTGGCCGAGCTGTCCCGG AACTACTCTGGAGACCTCGGGGCCCGAGTGGCCCTGCATGAGCTCTACAAATATATCAACAAATACTATGATCAG